A window from uncultured Desulfobacter sp. encodes these proteins:
- a CDS encoding D-Ala-D-Ala carboxypeptidase family metallohydrolase, whose protein sequence is MDCGCRLAVYGAGLRWPHLPEETDMDTKEFPLTEHFTLRELTRSQTAARKGIYNLPPQDVVHKLRDLCVQILEPVRLHYGVPIIPSSGYRSPELNAAVGGSKTSQHCKGEAVDFEVPGVSNYDLADWMRKNLIFDQLILECHTLGKPHSGWVHVSYKAGANRHQVLTYSGGKYLTGLVA, encoded by the coding sequence ATGGATTGCGGATGCAGGCTGGCCGTTTATGGGGCAGGCCTGCGGTGGCCGCACCTGCCGGAAGAGACGGATATGGATACCAAAGAATTCCCGCTGACCGAGCATTTTACCCTGCGTGAGCTGACCCGGTCCCAGACCGCAGCGCGCAAGGGTATTTACAATCTGCCGCCCCAGGATGTGGTGCATAAGCTCCGGGACCTGTGCGTGCAAATCCTGGAGCCCGTGCGCCTGCATTACGGGGTGCCGATCATTCCGTCCAGCGGCTACCGCAGCCCGGAACTCAACGCGGCGGTGGGCGGTTCAAAGACCTCCCAGCACTGCAAGGGCGAGGCCGTGGACTTTGAGGTGCCGGGCGTCAGCAATTACGACCTGGCCGACTGGATGCGCAAGAATCTGATTTTTGACCAGCTGATCCTGGAGTGCCACACCCTGGGCAAGCCCCATTCCGGGTGGGTGCATGTGAGCTATAAGGCCGGGGCCAACCGCCACCAGGTGCTGACCTATTCCGGCGGTAAATATCTTACCGGCCTGGTGGCCTAA
- a CDS encoding terminase family protein — MSGPLFYPFQRSWITNPNRFKIGMFARQTGKTFGTTFEIANDCQMADLELRKARWVILSRGERQAREAMVEGVQKHAKALGAIVNVRETEYKSEATYRALECEWPNGSRVTALPANPDTARGFSANVFLDEFAFHKDSTKIWGAVFPVISNGWKIRVVSTPNGKDNKFYALMTGKDDLWYRQTTDIYQAVEDGLPRDVEALRQALNDDDLWAQEYELKWLDEASAWLSFDLINSCEDENAGRPELYQGGPAYVGVDIGIRNDLFVIWVDELVGDVSWTREIIARQRIKFAEQDMLLDDVFDRYDVKRLCMDQTGMGEKPVEDAKTRYGETRVEGVIFSGANKLTMATQGKEKFQDRKKRIPMGDQKLRSDLHKLKKVTSATGAPRFVAESDTAGHADRTWACFLADNAGGEPVGEVAYKTTTKRRFATRGAW, encoded by the coding sequence ATGAGCGGCCCCTTGTTTTATCCCTTCCAGCGCAGCTGGATCACCAATCCAAACCGGTTCAAGATCGGGATGTTTGCCCGGCAGACCGGCAAAACGTTCGGCACCACATTTGAGATTGCCAACGACTGCCAGATGGCGGATCTGGAGCTGCGGAAAGCCAGGTGGGTGATTCTTTCCAGGGGGGAACGCCAGGCCAGGGAAGCCATGGTGGAAGGGGTCCAGAAACATGCCAAGGCCCTGGGCGCCATCGTGAACGTGAGGGAAACCGAATATAAATCCGAGGCCACATACCGGGCGCTGGAATGCGAATGGCCTAACGGGTCAAGGGTTACGGCCCTGCCGGCCAACCCGGATACGGCCCGGGGTTTTTCCGCCAACGTGTTCCTGGACGAATTCGCCTTTCACAAGGATTCAACCAAGATCTGGGGCGCCGTGTTTCCGGTGATCTCCAACGGCTGGAAAATCCGGGTGGTGTCTACACCCAACGGGAAAGACAACAAATTTTACGCCCTGATGACCGGCAAGGATGATCTCTGGTACCGGCAGACCACGGATATTTACCAGGCCGTTGAGGATGGCCTGCCCCGGGATGTTGAAGCCCTGCGCCAGGCGCTAAACGACGATGACCTGTGGGCACAGGAGTACGAATTAAAGTGGCTGGATGAAGCATCCGCCTGGCTCAGTTTTGATCTGATCAACTCCTGCGAGGATGAGAATGCCGGCCGGCCGGAATTGTACCAGGGCGGTCCCGCGTATGTGGGCGTGGATATCGGTATCCGGAACGACTTATTTGTCATCTGGGTGGATGAGCTGGTCGGGGATGTGTCCTGGACCCGGGAGATCATTGCCCGGCAGCGCATTAAATTCGCCGAGCAGGACATGCTGCTGGATGACGTGTTTGACCGGTATGATGTCAAGCGCCTGTGCATGGACCAGACCGGCATGGGAGAAAAGCCCGTTGAAGATGCCAAGACCAGATACGGCGAAACCCGGGTGGAAGGCGTGATTTTCAGCGGGGCCAACAAGCTGACCATGGCCACCCAGGGCAAGGAAAAGTTCCAGGACCGCAAAAAGCGCATCCCCATGGGTGACCAGAAGCTGCGTTCGGATCTGCACAAATTGAAAAAAGTGACATCCGCCACGGGCGCACCGCGTTTTGTGGCGGAATCAGACACCGCCGGGCATGCAGACAGAACCTGGGCATGTTTCCTGGCGGATAATGCGGGGGGCGAACCTGTGGGTGAAGTGGCCTATAAAACAACCACCAAAAGGCGTTTTGCCACAAGAGGAGCCTGGTGA
- a CDS encoding 3TM-type holin produces MGLDLTGLGSAFDFAGGLLDRFFPKQMTEADRAAMQARLSQAIDERDVQRDALKRDIIVSEMNQADAYTKRARPSVVYMGLVFIGLVHVVFPMVFYFAGLFKTEMPTLPSLALPQEFWWAWGGVCSVWMVGRSAEKTAQAKGAAAKVISLITGNKGT; encoded by the coding sequence ATGGGACTTGATCTTACCGGCCTTGGATCAGCCTTTGACTTTGCCGGCGGACTTCTGGACCGGTTTTTCCCTAAACAGATGACCGAAGCGGACCGGGCGGCGATGCAGGCCAGGTTGAGTCAGGCCATTGACGAACGGGACGTGCAGCGGGACGCATTGAAACGGGACATCATTGTGTCGGAGATGAACCAGGCGGATGCGTACACCAAACGGGCGCGGCCCAGTGTGGTTTATATGGGCCTGGTGTTCATCGGGCTGGTGCATGTGGTGTTTCCCATGGTGTTCTATTTTGCCGGATTGTTTAAAACCGAAATGCCCACGCTGCCGTCACTGGCGCTGCCCCAAGAATTCTGGTGGGCCTGGGGCGGGGTCTGTTCGGTGTGGATGGTCGGACGCAGTGCAGAGAAGACGGCCCAGGCCAAGGGCGCAGCCGCCAAGGTAATATCCTTGATCACCGGCAACAAGGGTACGTGA
- a CDS encoding MAE_28990/MAE_18760 family HEPN-like nuclease, with protein MNQLIQTISSDIDWRTAEISNFKIIPVKYNFSEQHLNSFIMYTVPSMYSLWEGFVKNTFEVLTRYLNTLGLNHDSIHINLLTHTIENQLKIGNERHHFDKKKKFIIGLKKNFDAPLKVEQGIPTESNINFKVTNKILERFNIQPLNDAYNAPLDRFLLFRNKISHGENSIVVTRKDINEFALLIQSLMHEIAIKIEDYLNSESYREVS; from the coding sequence ATGAATCAATTAATACAAACAATCTCCAGTGATATAGATTGGAGAACCGCTGAAATTTCAAATTTTAAAATAATTCCAGTGAAGTACAATTTTAGTGAACAACATTTGAATTCATTTATAATGTATACAGTTCCATCAATGTACTCCCTGTGGGAGGGTTTTGTTAAAAATACATTTGAAGTACTCACGCGTTATTTAAACACTCTTGGTTTAAATCATGATTCCATTCACATAAATTTGTTAACTCATACTATAGAAAACCAATTAAAAATAGGAAACGAGCGGCATCACTTTGATAAAAAAAAGAAATTTATAATTGGATTAAAAAAAAATTTTGATGCTCCTCTAAAGGTTGAACAGGGAATACCAACCGAATCAAATATCAATTTTAAAGTCACAAATAAAATTCTTGAGAGATTTAACATTCAACCCCTGAATGATGCATATAATGCTCCGTTGGACAGGTTTTTATTATTCAGGAATAAAATATCACATGGAGAAAATTCTATAGTTGTGACTCGGAAGGATATAAATGAATTTGCATTACTGATCCAATCATTAATGCATGAAATAGCAATTAAAATAGAAGACTATCTTAATAGTGAGTCATATAGAGAGGTTTCTTGA
- a CDS encoding DUF935 domain-containing protein — MVTIYDQFGRPYTRTQKKPNRQPLAAAPLTDAYRNYVADGLTPERLGRLLKEADAGDVARQAELFEQMEERDGHIIGETSKRKNVILDADFTLAPATEETRDVRVCEDVQAMLDGITDWPDILVSMQDAMGRGFCATEMEWDTSEGQARVQHFDSIKNKRFRFTDRAGVLSDVPLLITDDDPLGVEIPAWSMMMHRYGGRSGHPTRSGIFRVCTWWYLFKNYAVKDWVIFCDVYGMPLRLGKYDSGASEADKEALEIAVRTLGHDAAGIISKATEIEFITGSKGSVSTDLYKDLAGFGNKEMSKAILGSTLTADVDGKGSYAAANTHNDVRHDLINADARAIAGTVRTQFIRPYVGFNWGWDTPVPKYTGKFKKEDLAAYADLLDKFADRMDIPVSHVREKYSIPEPQKGEECLRPKNSRLNIQTPAKQYVVAKSPSHARNENLAFLDMVSDNLGTQADEHILEVLVRVKKIMASAHDIQEMKSMLSHAFSDLEPDDLGELIAKAMAAAELMGRYEVMDDA; from the coding sequence ATGGTGACGATTTACGATCAGTTTGGCCGGCCATATACCCGGACGCAGAAAAAGCCGAACCGGCAGCCCCTGGCTGCGGCCCCTTTGACAGATGCCTATAGAAACTATGTGGCGGACGGCCTGACCCCGGAACGGCTGGGGCGGCTGCTCAAGGAAGCTGATGCCGGGGACGTGGCCCGCCAGGCAGAACTGTTTGAACAGATGGAAGAGCGGGACGGCCACATCATAGGCGAGACCTCCAAGCGCAAAAACGTGATCCTGGATGCGGACTTTACCCTGGCCCCGGCCACGGAGGAGACCAGGGACGTCAGGGTGTGTGAGGATGTCCAAGCCATGCTGGACGGCATCACGGACTGGCCGGATATCCTGGTCAGTATGCAGGATGCCATGGGCCGGGGATTCTGTGCCACGGAGATGGAGTGGGATACCTCAGAAGGCCAGGCCCGGGTGCAGCATTTTGATTCCATAAAAAATAAACGGTTCCGGTTTACGGACCGGGCCGGTGTTTTGTCCGATGTACCGCTGCTGATCACGGACGATGATCCCCTGGGCGTTGAGATCCCGGCATGGAGCATGATGATGCACCGGTATGGCGGCCGGTCCGGCCATCCCACAAGGTCCGGCATATTCCGGGTCTGCACCTGGTGGTATCTGTTCAAAAATTATGCGGTCAAAGACTGGGTGATTTTCTGTGATGTGTACGGCATGCCCCTGCGCCTGGGCAAGTATGATTCGGGGGCCAGTGAAGCGGATAAGGAGGCACTGGAGATTGCAGTCCGGACCCTGGGCCATGACGCGGCCGGGATTATTTCCAAAGCCACGGAAATTGAATTTATTACCGGGTCCAAGGGATCTGTGTCAACGGACCTGTACAAGGACCTGGCCGGGTTCGGCAACAAGGAGATGTCCAAGGCTATTTTGGGCAGCACCCTGACCGCCGATGTGGACGGCAAAGGCTCCTATGCTGCGGCCAACACCCATAACGATGTGCGCCACGATCTGATCAACGCCGATGCCAGGGCCATTGCCGGCACGGTCCGGACCCAGTTTATCCGGCCCTATGTGGGCTTTAATTGGGGCTGGGACACACCGGTGCCCAAGTACACGGGCAAATTTAAAAAAGAGGACCTGGCTGCCTACGCCGACCTGCTGGATAAATTTGCCGACCGGATGGATATCCCGGTGTCCCATGTCAGGGAAAAATACAGCATCCCTGAACCCCAGAAAGGTGAAGAATGCCTTCGGCCCAAAAACAGCCGATTAAACATCCAGACGCCTGCCAAGCAGTATGTGGTCGCAAAATCCCCAAGCCATGCGAGAAATGAAAATCTCGCATTTCTCGATATGGTTTCGGACAACCTCGGCACCCAGGCAGATGAACATATCCTGGAGGTACTGGTCCGGGTCAAAAAAATCATGGCATCGGCCCATGACATCCAGGAGATGAAATCCATGCTTTCCCATGCATTTTCCGACCTGGAACCGGACGATCTTGGCGAATTGATTGCCAAGGCCATGGCCGCAGCCGAACTCATGGGCCGGTATGAGGTGATGGACGATGCCTGA
- a CDS encoding DUF262 domain-containing protein, protein MEPEELIEKLENTKNSLNTDRLDMSFGEIMSMYERSEIIINPDFQRLFRWSISQQSRFVESVLLGIPIPPIFVAEDSEGRWELVDGLQRISTIFSFFGVLKNYSEKNNWILEKGDLLPDLENYGCKDLPLKLQLNIKRSVCRIELVKWNSKYDMRYELFNRLNTGGAELTDQEIRNCIFRGVSDEFNKFLSEEAKRDEFINLIGPTDRQIEELYLDELVLRFCSLFQNVDNINENISQHMTNFMKEIVKQPDSIHTFKNFFRRTLSLLSPIGKEVFRGSNNVFSTSLYDGITIGIAQNIDKYESYKTPEIVEKIEQLKKDEDFKKASGSAANSKTRIQKRLNVANALFSQDQ, encoded by the coding sequence ATGGAACCTGAAGAATTAATCGAAAAATTAGAAAACACTAAAAATAGCTTGAATACTGACAGACTTGACATGTCCTTTGGCGAAATAATGAGCATGTATGAGCGTTCTGAGATTATAATTAATCCTGATTTTCAAAGATTGTTTAGATGGAGTATTTCTCAACAATCCAGATTTGTTGAATCTGTATTATTAGGCATACCTATTCCCCCAATTTTTGTTGCCGAAGACTCAGAGGGCCGTTGGGAATTAGTTGACGGTTTGCAAAGAATATCAACAATATTTTCATTTTTCGGTGTCCTGAAGAACTATTCTGAAAAAAATAACTGGATTTTAGAAAAAGGGGATTTGTTACCAGATTTAGAAAATTACGGCTGTAAAGATCTCCCACTTAAATTACAGTTAAACATTAAAAGATCTGTCTGTCGTATTGAGCTTGTTAAATGGAATAGCAAATATGACATGCGTTATGAGCTTTTCAATCGATTAAATACTGGCGGGGCAGAGCTTACGGATCAGGAGATTCGTAACTGTATTTTTAGGGGTGTTTCAGATGAGTTTAATAAATTTTTAAGCGAAGAAGCTAAAAGAGATGAATTCATAAATCTAATTGGCCCGACCGATAGACAAATCGAAGAATTGTATCTGGATGAATTAGTTCTAAGATTCTGTTCTTTATTTCAAAATGTTGACAACATAAATGAAAATATATCGCAGCATATGACCAATTTCATGAAGGAAATTGTGAAACAGCCGGACTCTATTCATACTTTTAAAAACTTTTTCAGAAGGACGTTGTCATTATTATCTCCTATAGGGAAAGAAGTGTTTAGAGGTAGTAATAATGTATTTTCGACAAGTTTATATGATGGTATCACAATAGGAATAGCACAGAATATCGATAAATATGAAAGTTACAAAACTCCAGAAATAGTTGAAAAAATAGAACAATTAAAAAAGGATGAAGATTTTAAAAAAGCTTCAGGATCAGCCGCTAATAGCAAAACACGAATTCAAAAACGCTTAAATGTAGCGAACGCTTTATTTAGCCAAGACCAATGA
- a CDS encoding DUF3164 family protein has translation MNLNDYMEDPQGRLVHVDNVKEIDKTRDDLVRYIFDNARAVQADMAKFKDMAMSEIAAFVEMSANEYGVKLGGRKGNLNLLTFDGRYKVQVQIAEYVVPDERLNAAKAIIDKLLTSWTEGSRSEVKTIINDAFAVDHEGKFNLRRILSLRRLEINDPEWKKAMDAISDSLQVVGSKSYMRVYERVGKEDRWSPVSLDFAAL, from the coding sequence ATGAACTTGAACGATTACATGGAAGACCCCCAGGGCCGCCTGGTGCATGTGGACAATGTAAAGGAGATCGACAAGACCCGGGATGATCTGGTGCGGTATATTTTTGACAATGCCAGGGCCGTGCAGGCGGATATGGCGAAATTCAAGGATATGGCCATGTCAGAGATCGCGGCGTTTGTGGAGATGTCGGCCAATGAGTACGGGGTCAAGCTGGGGGGCCGGAAAGGGAATCTGAATCTGCTGACCTTCGATGGCAGGTATAAGGTCCAGGTGCAGATCGCCGAGTATGTGGTGCCTGACGAACGGCTGAATGCGGCCAAGGCCATCATTGACAAGCTGCTTACATCCTGGACAGAGGGGAGCCGCAGCGAGGTGAAGACGATCATCAATGACGCCTTTGCCGTGGATCATGAGGGCAAGTTCAATCTGCGGCGGATTCTTTCCCTGCGGCGGCTGGAGATCAACGACCCGGAGTGGAAAAAGGCCATGGATGCGATTTCCGACAGTCTACAGGTGGTGGGCTCCAAGAGCTATATGCGGGTGTATGAGCGGGTTGGCAAGGAAGATAGATGGTCGCCTGTCAGCCTTGATTTTGCGGCTTTGTAG
- a CDS encoding Mor transcription activator family protein — MIDINDIQMDDLPEEFRAVARLIGMPAALALVNGFAGCQLYVPKLETLTRQQKHRRMYDDFQENGNYKRVAVKYGLSESRTRQIVNGERRRRLPIRETQNELF; from the coding sequence ATGATTGACATCAACGACATACAGATGGACGATCTGCCCGAGGAGTTCCGGGCGGTGGCCCGGCTGATCGGCATGCCTGCGGCATTGGCCCTGGTGAACGGGTTTGCCGGGTGCCAGCTGTATGTCCCAAAGCTTGAGACTTTGACCCGGCAGCAGAAACACCGGCGGATGTACGACGATTTTCAGGAAAACGGGAACTATAAGCGGGTGGCGGTGAAATACGGCCTAAGCGAGTCCCGGACACGGCAAATCGTCAATGGGGAGCGTCGGCGGAGGCTGCCGATCCGGGAAACACAAAACGAGTTGTTTTGA
- a CDS encoding phage minor head protein has translation MPEILKKYAGMPFDQAIAYFRDKVSMTTEHWDDLWKQMHTKAFTVAGAMQEDLLADLRAAVDQAIAEGTTLSAFRKDFDAAVKAFGWIYKGDRNWRSKVIYDTNLRCAYQAGRYRQMTDPDVTAMRPYWQYRHGDSVHPREQHLAWDGLILPWDDPWWDTHYPPNGWGCKCRVVTLSERDMVRLGKTAPDKAPVIKYRGWKDRTGKIIQVPVGIDPGWDYNVGQGSNFLRAA, from the coding sequence ATGCCTGAAATCCTCAAAAAATATGCGGGCATGCCCTTTGACCAGGCCATCGCCTATTTCCGGGACAAGGTGTCCATGACCACGGAGCACTGGGACGATCTGTGGAAGCAAATGCACACCAAGGCGTTCACCGTGGCCGGTGCCATGCAGGAAGATCTGCTGGCGGATCTGCGGGCCGCGGTTGACCAAGCCATTGCCGAAGGCACTACCCTGTCCGCTTTCCGTAAGGACTTTGATGCGGCGGTCAAGGCCTTTGGCTGGATTTACAAGGGTGACCGGAACTGGCGGTCAAAGGTGATTTATGACACCAACCTGCGCTGCGCTTACCAGGCTGGGCGGTACCGGCAGATGACGGACCCGGATGTCACGGCGATGCGGCCATACTGGCAATACCGCCACGGGGATTCTGTCCATCCCCGGGAACAGCACCTGGCCTGGGACGGCCTGATTTTGCCCTGGGACGATCCTTGGTGGGACACCCATTATCCGCCCAACGGCTGGGGATGCAAGTGCCGGGTGGTGACGCTGTCTGAACGGGATATGGTCCGGCTGGGCAAGACAGCCCCGGACAAGGCCCCGGTGATTAAATACCGAGGATGGAAGGACCGGACAGGCAAGATCATCCAGGTACCGGTGGGGATTGATCCGGGCTGGGATTACAACGTGGGCCAGGGCAGCAACTTTCTGCGGGCCGCATAA
- a CDS encoding DUF3486 family protein translates to MTQNRRKGRGRPSSIDQLPEDLRVEINAALRDRRLTQTKILEAVNPVLKVRGEKPISKSALGRYAMAVEEKGAMMREAREAADALVGGLGENKGTDLGRAVTELVKTLSFNLVLNEGEVDVDTLNKVALISQRIERASKITLDREDQVRKQAKEEAAAAALNAMDKAEASGKAMTPEEYKQIIQEAYGV, encoded by the coding sequence ATGACCCAGAATAGACGTAAAGGCCGGGGACGGCCCTCATCCATTGACCAGCTGCCCGAAGATCTGCGGGTGGAGATCAACGCGGCCCTGCGGGACCGGCGCTTGACCCAGACCAAGATCCTTGAGGCGGTCAACCCCGTGCTCAAGGTGCGCGGGGAGAAGCCTATCAGCAAAAGCGCCCTGGGGCGCTACGCCATGGCAGTGGAGGAGAAAGGGGCCATGATGCGCGAGGCCCGGGAAGCTGCCGATGCCCTGGTGGGTGGCCTGGGAGAGAATAAGGGCACGGACCTTGGCAGAGCAGTGACCGAACTTGTAAAGACCTTGTCCTTTAATCTGGTCCTCAATGAGGGTGAGGTGGATGTGGACACCCTGAACAAGGTGGCCTTGATTTCACAGCGCATCGAGCGGGCCAGCAAAATTACCCTGGACCGGGAAGACCAGGTGCGCAAGCAGGCCAAGGAGGAGGCAGCGGCCGCGGCTTTAAATGCCATGGATAAGGCTGAGGCGTCAGGCAAAGCCATGACACCTGAAGAATACAAGCAGATCATCCAGGAGGCTTACGGCGTATGA
- a CDS encoding tetratricopeptide repeat protein: MTFFQNAFSALLSAATNPLAFAGYLAVILSFTVVALKVKRNKQVLDALEKVSEEDQRSVLEAEMGHIPIPIDMTAEQYIETRILHYLYVRYWVIAGVVVLLCAIAAWTYIEKTKSDTGNILNVNRINKHFTNEINRAVDSLKNPPDEQVLCELNRQSDTTKKMALMAYEDGNNAYKNNFFSLAIEHFQKALDLMKIPSFYFALGNSYHMTNNYSAAMVNYNAALSLYEKDFDCKRSERRRFEASALGNIGIIYTNTGDLDNALKYLQDALVIHKEIGYKLGEATALGNIGIIYKDKGDLDNALKYHQEALVIHKEIGYKHGEATALGNIGIIYIDKGDLDNALKYLQNALVINKEIGYKLGEATALGNIGIIYKDKGDLDNALKYHQEALVIHKEIGSLQGEANQLGNIGIIYTNTGDLDNALKYLQDTLVIHKEIGYKHGEGTVLGNIGKAYMDKGDLDNALKYLQDALVIIREIGDKKGIASLLGNIGLIYKNKGDIDNALKYHQDALMIIREIGYKIGEATALGNIGLIYINKGDLDNALKYLQDALVINKEIGHKLGEGTVLGNIGRVYMDKGDLDNALKYHQEALVIHKGIGYKLGAANQLGNIGLIYMYKGDPDNALKYLQNSKELYVYIGAGYKIKIVQHLIDGIHSIIDG, from the coding sequence ATGACCTTTTTTCAAAATGCCTTTTCTGCTCTATTGTCTGCGGCAACCAATCCATTGGCCTTTGCCGGATACCTTGCTGTTATTTTATCATTTACGGTTGTGGCCTTGAAGGTGAAGCGCAATAAACAAGTACTGGACGCATTAGAGAAAGTTTCTGAGGAAGACCAACGTAGCGTTTTGGAAGCAGAAATGGGGCATATTCCTATTCCCATTGATATGACGGCAGAACAATATATTGAAACCAGGATATTGCATTATCTGTATGTTAGATATTGGGTTATTGCTGGTGTTGTAGTTCTCTTATGTGCGATTGCCGCTTGGACATATATAGAAAAAACAAAAAGTGATACCGGAAATATCTTGAACGTAAATCGAATCAACAAACACTTTACCAATGAAATAAATCGAGCGGTCGATTCGTTAAAAAATCCGCCAGATGAACAGGTCTTATGTGAATTAAATAGGCAGTCTGATACAACTAAAAAAATGGCGTTGATGGCCTACGAGGATGGCAATAACGCGTATAAAAATAATTTTTTTAGTCTTGCAATTGAACATTTTCAAAAAGCGCTTGATCTTATGAAGATCCCATCCTTTTATTTTGCCTTGGGGAATAGTTACCATATGACGAACAATTATAGCGCAGCAATGGTTAATTATAATGCCGCCCTTTCACTCTATGAAAAGGACTTTGATTGCAAGAGATCTGAACGCCGAAGATTTGAGGCCAGCGCTTTAGGCAACATCGGTATAATTTACACGAACACGGGTGATCTGGACAACGCCCTCAAATACCTTCAGGACGCTCTGGTGATCCATAAAGAGATCGGTTACAAACTGGGGGAGGCTACCGCTTTAGGTAACATCGGTATAATTTACAAAGACAAGGGAGATCTGGATAACGCACTTAAATACCATCAAGAGGCTTTGGTGATCCATAAAGAGATCGGTTACAAACACGGGGAGGCTACCGCTTTAGGTAACATCGGTATAATTTACATCGACAAGGGCGATCTGGACAACGCCCTCAAATACCTTCAGAACGCTCTGGTGATCAATAAAGAGATCGGTTACAAACTAGGGGAGGCTACCGCTTTAGGTAACATCGGTATAATTTACAAAGACAAGGGAGATCTGGATAACGCACTTAAATACCATCAAGAGGCTTTGGTGATCCATAAAGAGATCGGTTCCCTACAGGGGGAGGCCAACCAGTTAGGCAACATCGGTATAATTTACACGAACACGGGTGATCTGGACAACGCCCTCAAATACCTTCAGGACACTCTGGTGATCCATAAAGAGATCGGTTACAAACACGGGGAGGGCACCGTATTAGGCAACATCGGTAAGGCTTACATGGACAAGGGCGATCTGGACAACGCCCTCAAATACCTTCAGGACGCTCTGGTGATCATTAGAGAGATTGGTGACAAAAAGGGGATCGCCAGCCTGTTAGGCAACATCGGTCTAATTTACAAAAACAAGGGCGATATAGATAACGCACTTAAATACCATCAGGACGCCTTGATGATCATTAGAGAGATCGGTTACAAAATAGGGGAAGCTACCGCTTTAGGCAACATCGGTTTAATTTACATAAATAAGGGCGATCTGGACAACGCCCTTAAATACCTTCAGGACGCTCTGGTGATCAATAAAGAGATCGGTCACAAACTGGGGGAGGGCACCGTATTAGGCAACATCGGTAGGGTTTACATGGACAAGGGCGATCTGGATAACGCACTTAAATACCATCAAGAGGCCTTGGTGATCCATAAAGGAATCGGTTACAAACTGGGGGCAGCCAACCAATTAGGTAATATCGGTCTAATCTACATGTACAAGGGCGATCCAGATAATGCATTAAAATACTTACAAAACTCAAAAGAGCTATATGTTTATATTGGTGCAGGCTACAAAATTAAAATAGTCCAGCATCTAATAGATGGTATTCATTCTATAATTGATGGATAA
- a CDS encoding DUF2730 family protein: MIDYKALQFWLMVISLVGNVVVWLGVWITNKDKAHGKDVAAVKCDIQKVDKRVTRLEENKIGHRDLAAVHERIDRVSDQVSEMKGSLENIGGSVDMILEHLLKSEKKS, translated from the coding sequence ATGATTGATTACAAGGCGTTGCAGTTTTGGCTCATGGTGATCTCGCTGGTGGGGAATGTCGTGGTCTGGCTTGGTGTCTGGATCACTAACAAAGACAAGGCACACGGCAAGGACGTTGCAGCAGTCAAGTGTGATATCCAGAAAGTTGATAAACGTGTGACACGCCTGGAAGAGAATAAGATAGGACATCGGGATCTTGCCGCTGTACATGAACGGATCGACAGAGTGTCAGACCAGGTGTCAGAAATGAAAGGGTCTTTGGAGAACATCGGAGGCTCTGTGGATATGATCCTGGAGCATTTATTGAAGTCGGAGAAAAAATCATGA
- a CDS encoding TraR/DksA C4-type zinc finger protein, whose product MDECDIAAGHEQFFRNMAIEKARCGDDQPICTECIDCGEPIPLARRKAMPGCCRCIPCQEAFERSS is encoded by the coding sequence ATGGATGAATGCGATATTGCCGCAGGCCATGAGCAGTTTTTCCGGAACATGGCCATTGAAAAAGCCCGGTGCGGGGATGATCAGCCCATCTGTACCGAGTGCATCGACTGCGGGGAGCCCATCCCATTGGCCCGGCGCAAGGCAATGCCGGGCTGCTGCCGGTGCATCCCGTGCCAGGAAGCGTTTGAGAGGTCGTCATGA